Proteins from a genomic interval of Psychrobacter fulvigenes:
- the rplO gene encoding 50S ribosomal protein L15 produces MGLRLNELSPGVGAKKTAKRRGRGIGSGLGKTGGRGVKGQKSRSGSSVRSGFEGGQMPLYRRLPKFGFTSRMAMTTAEVRLSELNKVEGDVVSVETLKAANIIRHDMKRARVILSGDVTKAYTFKGVKVTKGAKQAIEAAGGSIEE; encoded by the coding sequence ATGGGACTTAGATTAAATGAATTATCACCAGGCGTTGGCGCGAAAAAAACCGCTAAACGTCGTGGTCGTGGTATCGGTTCAGGTCTTGGCAAAACTGGTGGTCGTGGTGTAAAAGGTCAGAAATCACGTTCAGGTTCTAGCGTACGCTCAGGATTTGAAGGTGGCCAAATGCCACTATATCGCCGTCTACCAAAATTTGGCTTTACCAGCAGAATGGCAATGACGACTGCAGAAGTTCGTCTGTCTGAGCTAAATAAAGTTGAAGGCGACGTGGTTAGTGTTGAAACGCTTAAAGCTGCTAACATTATTCGTCACGATATGAAACGTGCTCGTGTTATTTTATCAGGCGATGTCACCAAAGCTTATACCTTTAAAGGTGTTAAAGTGACTAAAGGTGCCAAGCAAGCAATCGAAGCTGCTGGTGGTAGCATCGAGGAGTAG
- the rplR gene encoding 50S ribosomal protein L18, with the protein MFDKKAARLRRAKKTRAHIRHLGVHRLTVNRTPKHIYAQIISPNGGEVIAQASTLDGSLRSGATGNADAATSVGQMIAERAKAAGITKVAFDRSGFKYHGRVKALAEAARENGLEF; encoded by the coding sequence ATGTTTGATAAAAAAGCAGCTCGTCTGCGTCGAGCTAAGAAAACCCGCGCGCATATCCGTCATTTGGGTGTTCATCGCCTTACGGTTAATCGCACGCCAAAGCACATATATGCCCAGATTATCTCTCCGAACGGTGGTGAAGTGATTGCTCAGGCATCTACCTTAGACGGCAGCTTGCGCTCAGGCGCGACTGGCAACGCTGATGCAGCGACGTCTGTAGGCCAAATGATCGCAGAACGCGCAAAAGCAGCTGGCATTACTAAAGTTGCCTTTGACCGTAGTGGTTTTAAATATCATGGTCGAGTAAAAGCTTTAGCTGAAGCTGCTCGCGAAAATGGATTGGAGTTTTAA
- the rpsS gene encoding 30S ribosomal protein S19: MPRSLKKGPFIDAHLFAKVENAIDTNSRKPIKTWSRRSMILPQMVGLTLSVHNGRTHVPVIISEQMVGHKLGEFAPTRTYRGHGIDRKAKR; the protein is encoded by the coding sequence ATGCCTCGTTCATTGAAAAAAGGTCCATTCATAGACGCGCACTTGTTTGCCAAAGTTGAGAATGCAATTGACACCAACTCACGCAAACCCATTAAGACTTGGTCGCGCCGCTCGATGATCCTGCCACAAATGGTTGGCCTAACCCTATCTGTTCATAATGGCCGTACTCATGTACCGGTTATCATAAGTGAGCAGATGGTTGGTCATAAACTAGGTGAATTTGCCCCGACTCGTACATATCGTGGTCATGGCATTGACAGAAAAGCTAAGAGATAA
- the rplF gene encoding 50S ribosomal protein L6, which translates to MSRVAKAPVALPNGVSVTLNDRQVEVKGKNGNLSLRLHELVELKQEDDAILLSPVADSKEAMMHTGTMRSLLNNLVIGVNEGFERRLQLIGVGYRAQVAGNKVTLNVGYSHPVDYTLPEGVTAETPTQTEIVLKSNDKQQLGQAAAKIRGFRPPEPYKGKGIRYSDEHVIRKEAKKK; encoded by the coding sequence ATGTCTCGTGTGGCTAAAGCCCCAGTAGCGCTGCCAAATGGCGTAAGTGTTACTTTGAACGATCGGCAGGTCGAAGTGAAAGGCAAGAACGGCAATTTGTCTTTACGCCTGCATGAATTGGTCGAGCTAAAACAGGAAGATGATGCAATTCTTCTCTCACCTGTAGCCGATTCAAAAGAAGCCATGATGCACACTGGCACCATGCGCTCTTTACTAAATAATTTAGTAATTGGCGTAAACGAAGGCTTCGAAAGACGTCTTCAGTTGATCGGTGTTGGTTATCGCGCGCAAGTTGCTGGTAATAAAGTAACCTTAAACGTTGGTTACTCTCACCCAGTAGACTATACGCTACCTGAAGGTGTGACTGCTGAAACCCCAACGCAAACTGAAATCGTTCTAAAATCAAACGATAAGCAGCAGCTTGGTCAAGCAGCGGCTAAAATCCGTGGTTTCCGCCCACCAGAGCCTTACAAAGGTAAAGGTATTCGCTATAGCGACGAACATGTGATTCGTAAAGAAGCTAAGAAAAAATAA
- the rplV gene encoding 50S ribosomal protein L22, translated as MEVTAKLRGAAISAQKVRLVADEVRGKSIERALDILTYSNKKGAVFVKKCLNSAIANAEHNHGLDIDDLKVATIYVDEGITLKRILPRAKGRADRISKRTCHITIKVGE; from the coding sequence ATGGAAGTAACTGCAAAATTACGCGGTGCCGCCATCTCGGCACAAAAAGTTAGACTCGTTGCTGATGAAGTTCGTGGCAAATCGATTGAGCGTGCTTTGGATATCTTAACGTATAGCAATAAAAAAGGCGCTGTGTTTGTTAAGAAATGCCTTAACTCAGCCATCGCCAATGCCGAACATAATCACGGCCTAGATATTGACGACCTAAAAGTCGCAACTATCTATGTTGATGAAGGCATCACGCTAAAGCGTATCCTACCACGTGCAAAAGGTCGCGCTGATCGTATCAGCAAGCGTACCTGTCACATCACTATAAAGGTAGGAGAATAA
- the rpmD gene encoding 50S ribosomal protein L30 → MKKMKVTQVKSGAHRLKSHKASLKGLGLRRINHTVEVEDTPSNRGMVNRVNYMVKVEEA, encoded by the coding sequence ATGAAAAAAATGAAAGTCACTCAAGTAAAATCCGGTGCCCATCGCCTTAAGAGCCACAAAGCGAGCTTGAAAGGATTGGGTTTGCGCCGAATTAATCATACTGTTGAAGTAGAGGATACTCCTTCAAACCGTGGTATGGTAAATCGCGTCAACTACATGGTAAAAGTGGAGGAAGCGTAA
- the rpsH gene encoding 30S ribosomal protein S8 yields MSMQDTVADMLTRIRNAQMANKVSVDMPSSKLRKSIADLLVSEGYVASAVVKAEDNNKATLSIELKYFEGKPVIETIQRFSRPGLRQHRGKDAIPTVKQGMGVAIVSTSQGIMSDRAARAAGIGGEIVAFVA; encoded by the coding sequence ATGAGTATGCAAGATACCGTTGCGGATATGCTAACCCGCATTCGCAATGCGCAAATGGCGAATAAAGTATCAGTAGATATGCCAAGTTCAAAACTACGCAAATCAATCGCTGATCTATTAGTTAGCGAAGGTTATGTGGCTAGCGCTGTTGTTAAAGCAGAAGACAACAATAAAGCGACACTATCTATCGAATTAAAATACTTCGAAGGCAAACCTGTCATCGAAACTATCCAACGTTTTAGCCGTCCTGGTTTACGCCAGCATCGCGGTAAAGACGCTATCCCTACTGTTAAGCAAGGTATGGGTGTTGCTATCGTATCTACCAGTCAAGGCATCATGAGTGATCGTGCTGCACGCGCTGCTGGTATCGGTGGTGAAATCGTCGCATTCGTTGCTTAA
- the rpsE gene encoding 30S ribosomal protein S5, whose protein sequence is MARNDRNDKNEQSDGLVERLVTVDRVAKVVKGGRIFSFTALTVVGDGNGRVGFGRGKAREVPAAIQKALEAAKRNMITVELDGATLFHPIKARHGASKVYMQPASEGTGVIAGGAMRAVLEVAGVKDVLTKSHGSTNTANVVRATFNGLRDMSTPEKMAAKRGKSVDEILG, encoded by the coding sequence ATGGCTAGAAACGATAGAAATGATAAAAATGAACAAAGCGATGGTTTAGTAGAACGCCTAGTTACCGTTGACCGTGTTGCAAAAGTAGTCAAGGGTGGTCGTATTTTCTCTTTCACTGCTTTAACAGTAGTGGGCGACGGTAATGGTCGTGTTGGTTTTGGTCGCGGTAAAGCACGTGAAGTGCCAGCTGCTATCCAAAAAGCGCTAGAAGCTGCTAAACGTAATATGATTACTGTTGAGCTTGATGGTGCAACTTTATTTCACCCGATCAAAGCACGTCATGGTGCTAGTAAAGTTTACATGCAGCCTGCATCTGAAGGTACTGGCGTAATCGCTGGTGGCGCAATGCGTGCTGTATTAGAAGTTGCGGGTGTTAAAGATGTTTTAACGAAATCTCATGGTTCTACCAACACTGCAAACGTTGTACGTGCAACGTTTAACGGTTTACGTGATATGTCAACTCCAGAAAAGATGGCAGCTAAACGTGGTAAATCTGTAGACGAAATTTTGGGCTAA
- the rplB gene encoding 50S ribosomal protein L2 encodes MPIVKAKPTSPGRRFVEKVVHPHLYKGRPFAALLESKSKSGGRNNNGRITTRHIGGGHKHHYRIIDFKRTKDNIPATVERIEYDPNRTAHIALLKYADGERRYIIAAKKQAVGDTVMSGENSPIRPGNCLPLKNIPLGTVIHNIELKIGKGAQIARSAGAGVQLLGRDGIYAILRLRSGETRRVHVNCRAVIGEVSNTENNLKSLGKAGASRWRGVRPSVRGVAMNPVDHPHGGGEGRNKGRHPTSPWGQKSKGLKTRHNKRTDSMIIRRRRAKKK; translated from the coding sequence ATGCCTATCGTAAAAGCAAAGCCAACATCACCAGGCCGTCGTTTTGTTGAAAAAGTGGTGCATCCACACCTTTACAAAGGTCGTCCTTTTGCAGCGCTTCTCGAATCAAAAAGTAAGTCAGGTGGTCGTAATAATAACGGTCGTATAACGACTCGTCATATTGGCGGCGGTCATAAGCACCATTACCGTATTATTGATTTTAAACGCACCAAAGACAATATCCCAGCCACGGTCGAGCGTATTGAATACGATCCTAACCGTACTGCACATATTGCATTGCTTAAGTATGCTGATGGTGAGCGTCGTTATATCATCGCTGCTAAAAAACAAGCAGTTGGCGATACAGTAATGTCAGGTGAAAACTCTCCAATTCGCCCAGGTAACTGTTTACCACTTAAAAACATCCCATTGGGTACTGTGATCCATAATATCGAACTTAAAATCGGTAAAGGCGCACAGATTGCTCGTTCAGCGGGTGCTGGTGTACAGCTACTAGGTCGTGACGGTATTTATGCTATTCTTCGTCTACGTTCAGGCGAGACACGTCGTGTACACGTCAACTGCCGTGCAGTTATTGGTGAAGTATCAAATACTGAAAATAACTTGAAATCACTTGGTAAAGCCGGTGCTTCTCGTTGGCGCGGTGTTCGCCCATCAGTTCGTGGTGTGGCAATGAACCCAGTTGATCACCCGCATGGTGGTGGTGAAGGTCGTAACAAAGGTCGCCATCCAACCAGCCCTTGGGGTCAGAAGTCTAAAGGACTTAAAACGCGTCATAATAAGCGTACTGACAGTATGATCATCCGTCGCCGTCGCGCCAAGAAGAAATAA
- the secY gene encoding preprotein translocase subunit SecY: MSSAGIPLNPFAFIRKYDELWSRLLFLIGALIVYRLGSHIPVPGINPVNLADLFSRNENTILSMFNMFSGGALERMSIMALGIMPYISASIIVQMMSAVLPSLEALKKEGEAGRRKLNKYTRQGTLALALVQSLGMSAGLISQNLTLSTGLTFYIPAVTSLVAGAMFLMWLGEQITERGVGNGISMLIFASIVAGMPGMISQSIEQVSQGQMNLIVLFIFVVLGVAVTAGIVYIERAQRRVPVNYAQKQQQGRKIYAQQQSHLPLKINMAGVIPAIFASSLLLFPASLGQWVGHSTDPTFTQKILQNMALVLSPGQPLYLVLFGAMIIFFCYFYTALVFSPREVAENLKRSGAYIPGIRPGQQTQRYLDHVLNRLTFIGAIYMTVICLMPMVIQSAFGVPFNLGGTSLLIMVVVVMDFISQIQAHLMTHQYHDQTLIQSPTQP, translated from the coding sequence ATGTCATCGGCTGGTATTCCGCTTAACCCTTTTGCATTTATACGTAAGTATGATGAATTATGGTCGCGTTTACTGTTTTTAATCGGCGCATTGATTGTTTATCGTTTAGGGTCACACATTCCTGTTCCCGGTATTAATCCGGTTAATTTGGCAGACTTATTCTCGCGTAACGAAAATACCATCTTAAGCATGTTTAACATGTTCTCAGGTGGTGCGCTTGAACGTATGTCAATTATGGCGCTTGGCATTATGCCTTATATTTCAGCGTCAATTATTGTGCAGATGATGTCAGCAGTACTACCGTCGCTTGAAGCACTCAAAAAAGAGGGCGAAGCAGGACGACGTAAGCTAAACAAATATACCCGTCAAGGGACACTTGCTTTAGCTTTGGTACAGTCATTAGGAATGAGTGCAGGTCTAATCAGTCAAAACCTGACGTTGTCAACCGGTCTTACCTTTTATATTCCAGCAGTTACCTCGCTAGTAGCGGGTGCAATGTTCTTAATGTGGCTTGGTGAGCAGATTACAGAACGCGGTGTTGGTAATGGTATTTCAATGCTGATTTTTGCCAGTATTGTCGCCGGTATGCCAGGCATGATTTCGCAGTCTATCGAGCAGGTCAGTCAGGGTCAGATGAACCTGATTGTGTTATTTATCTTTGTGGTATTAGGTGTCGCGGTTACTGCGGGTATTGTTTATATTGAACGTGCTCAGCGCCGTGTACCTGTAAACTATGCGCAAAAGCAGCAACAGGGTCGCAAAATATATGCTCAGCAGCAGTCACACTTGCCGCTGAAAATTAACATGGCAGGGGTTATCCCAGCTATTTTTGCCAGCTCGTTGTTGCTCTTTCCAGCAAGTTTGGGACAGTGGGTCGGTCATTCGACAGATCCAACCTTCACGCAAAAGATATTACAAAATATGGCTTTGGTGTTGTCTCCAGGACAGCCGCTATATTTAGTCCTGTTTGGTGCAATGATTATTTTCTTCTGCTATTTTTATACTGCATTAGTCTTTAGTCCTCGTGAAGTTGCTGAAAACCTTAAACGTAGTGGTGCGTATATCCCAGGTATTCGCCCCGGACAACAAACTCAGCGTTACCTTGATCATGTATTAAATCGATTAACCTTTATTGGCGCGATATACATGACGGTTATTTGTTTAATGCCCATGGTCATACAATCAGCATTTGGTGTGCCGTTTAATCTCGGTGGTACGTCGTTACTGATTATGGTGGTTGTGGTAATGGACTTCATTTCGCAGATTCAGGCGCATTTGATGACCCACCAATATCATGATCAGACATTAATTCAGTCGCCCACTCAACCTTAA
- the rplP gene encoding 50S ribosomal protein L16, whose amino-acid sequence MLQPKRTKFRKMHKGRNTGLAHRGSTVAFGQIGLKSLTRGRMTARQIEAARRTITRKIKRGGKIWIRVFPDKPITNKPLEVRMGKGKGPVEYWVCEVKPGKVLYELEGVSEELAREALTLAAAKLPFKTTIVKRTIM is encoded by the coding sequence ATGTTACAGCCAAAACGTACCAAGTTTCGTAAAATGCATAAAGGTCGTAACACTGGGCTTGCTCATCGTGGAAGCACCGTTGCATTCGGACAAATTGGTCTAAAATCTTTGACTCGTGGTCGTATGACTGCCCGTCAAATTGAAGCAGCACGTCGTACCATTACGCGTAAAATTAAGCGTGGCGGTAAAATCTGGATTCGTGTATTCCCAGACAAACCAATTACCAACAAGCCATTAGAAGTACGTATGGGTAAAGGTAAAGGTCCAGTCGAATATTGGGTATGCGAAGTCAAACCTGGTAAAGTGCTGTATGAACTCGAAGGGGTCTCAGAAGAGCTTGCTCGCGAAGCTTTAACGCTTGCTGCAGCAAAACTGCCCTTTAAAACTACCATTGTTAAGCGGACGATAATGTAA
- the rpsK gene encoding 30S ribosomal protein S11, which yields MAKDTRSRKKVTRRSVSEGVAHIHASFNNTIVTITDRQGNALAWATSGGQGFRGSRKSTPFAAQVAAEVAGKAAQEYGVKNIDVLVKGPGPGRESAVRALGALGYKVNSISDVTPIPHNGCRAPKKRRV from the coding sequence ATGGCTAAAGACACTCGTAGTCGCAAGAAAGTGACTCGTCGTTCAGTATCGGAGGGCGTAGCCCATATCCATGCGTCTTTTAATAACACCATTGTTACGATTACCGATCGTCAAGGTAATGCATTGGCTTGGGCCACTTCAGGTGGACAAGGCTTCCGTGGTTCACGTAAATCTACACCATTCGCAGCTCAGGTTGCAGCTGAAGTCGCTGGTAAAGCGGCTCAAGAATATGGTGTTAAGAATATCGACGTTTTGGTTAAAGGACCAGGACCGGGTCGTGAGTCTGCGGTAAGAGCACTAGGTGCATTGGGTTATAAAGTTAACAGTATCTCTGATGTAACCCCAATCCCACACAATGGTTGCCGTGCGCCGAAAAAGCGCCGCGTCTAA
- the rpsQ gene encoding 30S ribosomal protein S17, giving the protein MSDNNQTATNVSILTGRVVSDKMDKSITVLIERLVRHPLYGKQLRRSTKIKAHDENNVCQQGDLVRIKETRPISKTKSWTLVDVVEKVEKI; this is encoded by the coding sequence ATGAGCGATAACAATCAAACAGCTACCAATGTTAGCATATTGACAGGACGAGTTGTCAGCGACAAGATGGACAAGTCCATCACGGTTTTGATTGAACGTCTGGTTCGTCATCCTTTGTATGGCAAGCAGCTTCGTCGTTCTACTAAAATCAAAGCCCATGATGAAAACAATGTTTGCCAACAAGGCGACCTTGTCCGCATCAAAGAAACGCGTCCAATCTCAAAAACTAAGTCATGGACTTTAGTTGATGTGGTTGAAAAAGTAGAAAAAATCTAA
- the rpsM gene encoding 30S ribosomal protein S13, which translates to MARIAGVNIPDNKHAVISLTYIFGVGRTTAEKILEAVGIAPTTKISQLDDTQLDAIRAQVANFMTEGDLRREVSMNIKRLVDLGCYRGIRHRRNLPVRGQHTKNNARTRKGPRKALKR; encoded by the coding sequence ATGGCTCGTATTGCCGGTGTTAACATTCCGGATAATAAGCATGCTGTTATTTCACTAACTTACATCTTTGGTGTAGGCCGTACCACTGCTGAGAAAATCTTAGAAGCAGTTGGCATCGCCCCTACTACCAAAATCAGTCAGTTAGATGATACACAGTTAGATGCTATCCGTGCACAAGTTGCTAATTTTATGACTGAAGGTGACCTTCGTCGTGAAGTTTCAATGAACATTAAGCGTTTGGTCGATTTAGGTTGTTACCGTGGTATCCGCCATCGTCGCAATTTACCTGTTCGTGGCCAACACACGAAAAACAATGCGCGTACTCGCAAGGGTCCACGTAAAGCACTTAAAAGATAA
- the rplW gene encoding 50S ribosomal protein L23 — protein sequence MNNARLYQVLRGPVFSEKSQMLGDSLGVQVFKVDTEATKREIKKAVELMFEGVEVTRVNTLNVKGKTKRFGKSIGRRNDYKKAYVTLKAGQDVQMADAGEEVANTTDSTSETANNE from the coding sequence ATGAATAACGCAAGACTTTATCAGGTCTTAAGAGGACCTGTCTTCTCAGAAAAATCTCAAATGCTTGGTGACTCACTTGGCGTGCAAGTATTCAAAGTTGATACTGAAGCTACTAAGCGTGAAATCAAAAAAGCAGTTGAGTTAATGTTTGAAGGTGTTGAAGTCACTAGAGTGAACACCTTGAATGTTAAAGGTAAGACAAAGCGTTTTGGTAAGAGCATCGGCCGTCGTAATGACTATAAAAAAGCCTATGTTACCTTAAAAGCTGGTCAAGATGTACAAATGGCTGATGCTGGTGAAGAAGTCGCAAACACGACTGATTCTACTAGTGAAACAGCGAACAACGAATAA
- the rpmC gene encoding 50S ribosomal protein L29 — translation MKISELRDKSLEELTQLLDEKQLDAFRIRMAKATGQLGNTHEVRGNRRTIAQIQTLINEKQRGDA, via the coding sequence ATGAAGATCAGTGAATTACGTGATAAATCATTAGAAGAGCTGACCCAGTTACTTGATGAAAAGCAACTTGATGCTTTCCGTATTCGTATGGCTAAAGCAACCGGTCAGTTGGGTAATACTCATGAAGTCAGAGGCAATCGTCGTACGATTGCTCAGATTCAGACTTTGATTAACGAGAAACAACGAGGCGACGCATGA
- the rpsN gene encoding 30S ribosomal protein S14 codes for MAKKSMINRELKREKMVAKYAEKRIKLKEIISDMNASDEERMEAMLELQALPRNASPVRLRNRCAVTGRPHGYYRKFGLSRNILRERVMQGDVPGVRKASW; via the coding sequence ATGGCAAAGAAGAGCATGATTAATCGCGAATTGAAGCGCGAAAAAATGGTTGCTAAATATGCTGAAAAGCGTATTAAGTTAAAAGAAATCATCAGTGATATGAATGCAAGTGACGAAGAGCGTATGGAAGCGATGTTAGAGCTACAAGCTCTTCCACGCAACGCATCGCCAGTTCGTCTGCGCAATCGCTGTGCTGTCACTGGTCGCCCTCATGGTTACTACCGTAAGTTTGGCTTATCGCGCAATATATTGCGTGAGCGAGTCATGCAAGGTGATGTACCTGGTGTTCGTAAAGCAAGCTGGTAA
- the rpmJ gene encoding 50S ribosomal protein L36 has product MKVQASVKKICGSCKIVRRKGRVHVICTAEPRHKQRQG; this is encoded by the coding sequence ATGAAAGTTCAAGCATCAGTTAAGAAGATTTGTGGTAGCTGCAAAATTGTACGCCGTAAAGGCCGTGTACATGTTATTTGCACAGCTGAACCCCGCCACAAGCAACGTCAAGGTTAA
- the rplX gene encoding 50S ribosomal protein L24, which translates to MSKLRKGDTVIVIAGKDKGKQGTVQAVKNDRIKVEGINIVTKHQKPNQATGVEGGIVKQEAFLHISNVAILNAQTQKADRITYQTNDEGVKQRVYRSTGEVVATAKDTKGVMVMARLNLYITIS; encoded by the coding sequence ATGTCAAAATTACGTAAAGGCGATACAGTTATCGTGATTGCTGGTAAAGATAAAGGCAAGCAAGGTACTGTACAAGCCGTAAAAAACGATCGTATTAAAGTAGAAGGTATTAATATTGTCACTAAACATCAGAAGCCAAATCAGGCGACTGGCGTTGAAGGTGGCATCGTTAAGCAAGAAGCTTTTCTGCATATTTCAAATGTCGCAATCTTAAATGCGCAAACCCAAAAAGCAGACCGTATTACTTATCAGACGAATGATGAAGGCGTTAAACAACGCGTCTATCGTTCAACTGGTGAAGTAGTGGCGACTGCGAAAGACACTAAGGGTGTAATGGTAATGGCAAGATTAAATCTTTATATAACGATAAGCTAA
- the rpsC gene encoding 30S ribosomal protein S3, translating into MGQKVHPIGIRLGVIKKHNANWYADPKQYSEYLINDIQVREYLRKKLDNAMISNITIERPTGAAKITIATARPGIVIGKKGEDIERLQKELTKMMGVPAQVNIEEITSPDLDARLVADGIASQLERRVMFRRAMKRAVQNSMRSGAKGIKVELSGRLGGAEIARTEWYREGRVPLHTFRADIDYASVRAETTYGTIGVKVWIFRGEILDGMNSVYNPVKEEQTRAPKRRGRGGNRRNSDRG; encoded by the coding sequence ATGGGTCAAAAAGTACATCCAATCGGAATTCGTCTTGGTGTTATCAAAAAGCATAATGCTAACTGGTATGCTGATCCTAAACAGTATTCAGAATACCTGATCAACGACATTCAAGTTCGTGAGTATCTACGCAAAAAGCTAGACAACGCTATGATCAGCAACATTACGATTGAGCGTCCTACTGGTGCTGCTAAGATTACCATCGCCACTGCGCGTCCTGGTATTGTTATTGGCAAAAAAGGCGAAGATATTGAAAGACTTCAAAAAGAATTGACCAAAATGATGGGCGTACCTGCTCAGGTCAACATTGAAGAAATCACTTCACCTGATCTTGATGCACGTTTAGTAGCAGATGGTATTGCTAGCCAACTTGAGCGTCGTGTTATGTTTCGCCGTGCGATGAAGCGCGCCGTACAGAACAGCATGCGCTCTGGTGCTAAAGGTATCAAAGTTGAGTTGTCTGGTCGTCTTGGTGGCGCTGAGATTGCTCGTACTGAATGGTATCGTGAAGGTCGTGTGCCACTGCATACATTCCGCGCTGATATTGACTATGCGTCAGTCCGTGCAGAAACCACTTACGGCACCATTGGTGTAAAAGTTTGGATTTTCCGCGGAGAAATCCTTGACGGTATGAACAGCGTATACAATCCCGTCAAAGAAGAGCAGACTCGTGCGCCAAAACGCCGTGGTCGTGGTGGAAACCGTCGAAACTCAGACAGAGGTTAA
- the rplE gene encoding 50S ribosomal protein L5 gives MKSLYNDKLKQQIKEELGLDNVMQVPKVTKITINMGVGGASQDKKILEGAVADMTAIAGQKPVVTKARKSVAGFKIREEWPIGCKVTLRGEQMYEFLDRLIAIAIPRIRDFRGFSPKAFDGRGNYSLGIKEQIVFPEVDFDKIDRIRGMDVTITTSANTDDEGRALLKAFGFPFK, from the coding sequence ATTAAATCTTTATATAACGATAAGCTAAAGCAGCAAATCAAAGAAGAGCTTGGTTTAGACAACGTGATGCAAGTGCCTAAAGTCACTAAAATCACAATCAACATGGGTGTTGGCGGTGCGTCTCAAGATAAGAAAATTCTTGAAGGTGCAGTAGCAGACATGACCGCAATTGCTGGTCAAAAGCCTGTTGTCACCAAAGCACGTAAATCAGTTGCTGGTTTTAAAATTCGTGAAGAATGGCCAATTGGCTGTAAAGTAACGCTGCGCGGTGAGCAAATGTACGAATTTTTAGATCGTCTCATTGCCATTGCGATTCCTCGTATTCGTGACTTCCGTGGTTTTTCACCAAAAGCCTTTGACGGACGTGGTAACTACTCATTGGGCATCAAAGAGCAAATCGTATTCCCAGAAGTAGATTTTGATAAGATTGATCGTATCCGCGGTATGGATGTGACGATCACTACGTCAGCTAATACTGATGATGAAGGTCGTGCGTTGCTTAAAGCTTTCGGCTTCCCATTTAAATAA
- the rplN gene encoding 50S ribosomal protein L14, giving the protein MIQVESMLEVADNSGARRVQCIKVLGGSHRRYASVGDIIKVTVKEAIPRGRVKKGDVMNAVVVRTKKGVRRPDGSVLRFDDNAAVLLNQNKAPIATRIFGPVTRELRGDQFMKIVSLAPEVL; this is encoded by the coding sequence ATGATTCAGGTTGAGTCAATGCTGGAAGTTGCAGACAATAGCGGTGCAAGGCGAGTTCAGTGCATTAAAGTACTGGGTGGTTCTCATCGTCGTTATGCATCAGTTGGCGACATTATTAAAGTAACGGTTAAAGAAGCCATTCCGCGTGGTCGTGTCAAAAAAGGCGACGTGATGAATGCTGTAGTTGTACGCACCAAAAAAGGCGTTCGTCGTCCCGATGGTTCTGTTCTGCGTTTTGATGACAATGCTGCGGTATTGTTAAACCAAAACAAAGCACCGATTGCAACTCGTATTTTTGGACCGGTAACTCGTGAACTACGTGGTGATCAGTTTATGAAAATTGTATCACTAGCACCAGAAGTATTGTGA